TTAGACAGTTCCATTATTATTTTAAGATAATCGCTTTCTACCTGCAAAACAAGGTGCCGATGCTTGTATGTGGCGCTCTGTTTCAATATATTTATATGTAATGAATAACACTATTAAGTTTCTTATTTCCCTCACCTCCATCGTGGGGATTTTTTTTCTCTCAGGCTGCGCCACTTCACAGAAGACTTCTCGATCAACGCCCGCTGATCGCAGAGTCAATTTGCAGGAGCGCAAGATGATTGAATTGCAGCGCGATCACGCACTTCAGCATTTTGTCGAAGGTGCCGCGTTGGATGCAAAAGGCTCTTTCGCCGAAGCCATTCTCGAATACCAAGAAGCGCTGCAATCAGATCCAAATGCCTCCATCTACTTTGCCATCTCCAGGGATTATTTACTCTTGAACAAGTTCGATCGTGCCGTTGAAGCAGCCGGCGAAGCTGTTCGGTTAGAACCGCAGAACATTTCGTACCGCGAAAATCTTGGCACAATTTATTTCAATGCCTCTCGAGTAGATTTAGCCATCCATGAATATGAAGAGATTGTCAGGATTGATTCCAATGCCACTGCCGCATGGATTGCATTAGCAAATCTCTACCAACAAATACGGCCGCTCAAAGCATTGGAGATTTACGAAAAGATGCTTGAGCGTAACGGTGAGCAGTTGGATATCCTCTTCCAGTGTGCTCAGCTTTATAGTGCGATCGGACGGTTTGATGAAGCTGCGACAAAGTACAAGCGAATGCTTGAGCTCGATCCAACCAACAAGCCGCTCCAAAAACAACTTGCAGAAACATTTGCGAAAAGCGGAAAATTAGATCAGGCGCGTTCGATCCTTGAAACAATGGTCGAATCCGATTCTTCCGATGCAGAAGTTGTTGCTACACTCGCAGATGTTTATTTAGATCAGAAACGATTTCAAAATGCGATTGATCTCTATGAAAAATTATTAAACCGTGGGATAAAAAACACAGGGATCAAATTACGGATCGCGTTAGGATTCTTTGGGTTAACAGAACACGACTCAACGTTGATTCAAAAAGCACAGGGATTGTTTGAAGATCTGCACAAGGAAATCCCCAACGATTGGCGACCGTGCTGGTATCTTGGCGCCCTTGCTGCTAACCAGCACAAAGATTCGCTTGCCGGTACATACTTTGAGCAAGTAACAAAGTTGGAAGAACATCATGCAGACGCATGGTGGTTTTTAGGTTCTTCGTTATTCGAACAAGGGAAATAC
The nucleotide sequence above comes from Ignavibacteriales bacterium. Encoded proteins:
- a CDS encoding tetratricopeptide repeat protein, with product MIELQRDHALQHFVEGAALDAKGSFAEAILEYQEALQSDPNASIYFAISRDYLLLNKFDRAVEAAGEAVRLEPQNISYRENLGTIYFNASRVDLAIHEYEEIVRIDSNATAAWIALANLYQQIRPLKALEIYEKMLERNGEQLDILFQCAQLYSAIGRFDEAATKYKRMLELDPTNKPLQKQLAETFAKSGKLDQARSILETMVESDSSDAEVVATLADVYLDQKRFQNAIDLYEKLLNRGIKNTGIKLRIALGFFGLTEHDSTLIQKAQGLFEDLHKEIPNDWRPCWYLGALAANQHKDSLAGTYFEQVTKLEEHHADAWWFLGSSLFEQGKYNKLLEEMEQAQKVLPNDFRFYLLQGLALTRMEKQEDAVPPLKKAYILNPKDLNTLSSLALTLDGLHRYQESDSLYEEGLKLDPKSALLLNNYGYSLAERGLQLRRALEMSKQAVTAEPDNSAYLDTYGWIFFRLKNYKDAAGYIEKSVATGKASAVVHEHLGDVYLKLGRKEQAIELWKKALEMDPKNEAVKEKILHGAI